The nucleotide window GTACACGGTCGACGGAGAGCGGTACACCGGTCAGGGGCCGTTCCCGGCGTGGGCGTCGGGCACCGAGCGAGCGACGGTCGTCACGGTCGAGCGGTTCGAGTCGGGCGAGCGCGTGACGGTGTCTTACCGGCCCGCCGATCCGAGCGAGAGCTACCTCGTCGGGCGGTACGCCCTCTTTCCCGGGTTCGCCGCGCTCATCGTCGCGCCGTACCTGCTCGCGGTGCTCACCACACCCGGGTTCAGACTGGAGACGATCCTGGACGTTGCACTCCGGGGTGTCACAGACCAGCCCGCTCACAGGACCCCGAAGCTGGCCGACCCGGTCGACACGACGACGGGCGACGGGGTGGAGTGGCTGCCGCTGACCGGGACCGCAGAGTGGGTCGTGTGGGGAACCGCGACGCTGGCTGCGCTCGCGGTCGTCGCCGTCTACCTCGCCGTCGCCCCGCCCGGCACCCGCCGGCTCGGCTACGCCGTCGGTCTGGTCGTGGTCGGTCTGACGGGCGTCCGGACCGCGTTCCGACGCCGGTAGCGCGGACGCGCCGAGCCGTCCGACTCCGAGACAGTTTTCCTCACCGGGTCCCGACCCACGGCCGTGACGGACGACGACCTCTCGGAGCACCTCGATCCGGAGCTCGACGGCGCGATCGCGGGGACCGACACGGACGACACCCTCCCGGGGCCGGTGACGATCCCGCGGCTCGTCGTCGCATTACACGTCGGGGGTGCCGCCGGACTCCTCCCGTTCGCGCTGGAGGCGGCACAGAACGGCGAGACCGGACGGCTCGTGACGATGGCTGTCGTCGCGGGCGGGCTCGTGGCCGCCGGTGTCGTGATCGCGCGCGCGACTGCCCGGCGGTAGATCGCTGCCCGGCGCTACTGTCGCGGTCCGGCACTACTGTCGTCGTCCGACACTACTACTCTCGTCCGGCACTACTGTCGTCGTCCGGCGCGACCGACTCACGACGACCGGGCGTACACCGGCTGCCCGACGAGCGACGGGAGAGAGACGCCGTCGTCGGGCGTGACGGCGACGTACGGCCGCGCCGCTGGCCCGAACACGTCGACGATCTCGCCGACCGTCTCCAACGACTCGTCGACCACGCGCCGGCCGATCGACGGCGGCTCCGTCGCCTCTGCCGGCACCCTGACGATCGCGAGCCGTTGGGCCGTTCGAACCACTTCGCCGACGCGGCGCACGGCTACTCCCCGCGGACGGCCGCGACGTAGGCGCCGACGGCCCGCACGAGGTCGTTCTTCGTCGTGTCGGTCGTTCCCCGTGCCAGGACGCGCCCGCGGGTCTCGTACTCTCTAGAGTACGTCTTCCCGCGCTCGACTGTGGCGTCGTACCCGACTTGCTGGACCGCCTTGGCGATCTCGTCGACCGTCGGCTCCGGGACCGCCTGGTCCGTCGGGAGCCGCCGCCCGTCCGCGCGGGTCAGCTCCGCGTCGAAGTAGGCGGGCCACAGGACGTTCTCGACCATACTCCGAGTGGCGTGGCCACGGGCAAGTGCGTTACCCTTCCGTCGGCGGGCGGCTCACGCCCGTCGCCGGCCGAGCAACGCGGCGACCCCGGCTGCGACGAGCGCAACGACCGCACCCATCCCGGGCGCGGACGTGGACGTCGTCGGCTCCGGCGTCTCCGTGGCCGTCGGCTCCGGCGTCTCCGTGGCCGCCGGCTCCGGCGTCTCCGTGGCCGTCGGCGTCTCCGTGGCGACGCTCACTTC belongs to Halobaculum sp. MBLA0143 and includes:
- a CDS encoding DUF3592 domain-containing protein: MTTRRQLLVGVLLAVLLLGVGTADVVSQYDRVNTAATTTGTVQTASVEEDSLDIPQLINDEFYRTNLTYTYTVDGERYTGQGPFPAWASGTERATVVTVERFESGERVTVSYRPADPSESYLVGRYALFPGFAALIVAPYLLAVLTTPGFRLETILDVALRGVTDQPAHRTPKLADPVDTTTGDGVEWLPLTGTAEWVVWGTATLAALAVVAVYLAVAPPGTRRLGYAVGLVVVGLTGVRTAFRRR
- a CDS encoding H/ACA ribonucleoprotein complex subunit GAR1 translates to MRRVGEVVRTAQRLAIVRVPAEATEPPSIGRRVVDESLETVGEIVDVFGPAARPYVAVTPDDGVSLPSLVGQPVYARSS
- the srp19 gene encoding signal recognition particle subunit SRP19, with translation MVENVLWPAYFDAELTRADGRRLPTDQAVPEPTVDEIAKAVQQVGYDATVERGKTYSREYETRGRVLARGTTDTTKNDLVRAVGAYVAAVRGE